In a genomic window of Streptomyces pristinaespiralis:
- a CDS encoding TerD family protein: MTVNMTKGQAISLQKSDGGTLTAVRMGLGWQAAPRRGLFGSRTREVDLDASAVLFADKQPVDVVFFRHLVSDDGSVKHTGDNLVGGAGSGGDDEAILVDLQRVPVHIDQIVFTVNSFTGQTFQEVQNAFCRIVDETNGQELARYTLDGGGQYTAQIMAKVHRAGAGWQMTALGNPANGRTFQDLMPAILPHL, from the coding sequence GTGACGGTCAACATGACCAAGGGCCAGGCCATCAGCCTGCAGAAGAGTGACGGGGGCACCCTCACGGCGGTGCGGATGGGCCTCGGCTGGCAGGCAGCGCCCCGCCGCGGTCTGTTCGGCTCGCGCACCCGGGAGGTCGACCTGGACGCCTCCGCGGTGCTGTTCGCCGACAAGCAGCCGGTGGACGTGGTCTTCTTCCGCCACCTCGTCAGCGACGACGGCTCCGTCAAGCACACCGGTGACAACCTGGTCGGCGGCGCCGGTTCCGGCGGCGACGACGAGGCGATCCTCGTCGACCTCCAGCGGGTCCCGGTCCACATCGACCAGATCGTCTTCACGGTGAACTCGTTCACCGGCCAGACGTTCCAGGAGGTGCAGAACGCCTTCTGCCGCATCGTCGACGAGACCAACGGCCAGGAGCTCGCCCGGTACACCCTCGACGGCGGTGGCCAGTACACCGCGCAGATCATGGCGAAGGTGCACCGCGCCGGCGCCGGCTGGCAGATGACGGCCCTCGGCAACCCGGCCAACGGCCGTACGTTCCAGGACCTGATGCCCGCGATCCTGCCGCACCTGTAG
- a CDS encoding TerD family protein, whose product MTAELVRGQNHPLPDSRLEIRVSAGHPVVACATCSDERGAAREDWVAHPGATGLPGVEVPERAERSPRFAVDLDAVPAEVHQVNLLLALPVGAGGPDRFGVTAAPFVAVMAKDGSELASFTITGLDTETALVAVELYRRQGAWKVRAVGQGYAGGLAQLLADQGMAQADRTAAAIQETAVPRAHRAEPARLHTAADAAGAASGPDQPSPADATLSGGLAAPQPAGADPAPQTPTPDAPQMPGGPINYAHPRRQSAPPPPAPTAQPAEPGRPPTPVAGDASGWSMEERLYNQVWGMFEDLARAVAAYRSAVEFAESRMDKELDSVLSDPRSRIGSTGDAARAAARAKCEQLTDQARQVLDRDLAQLAAESEVVEPALPPAFARWDNPCWHAYRVPMEIPMALRLGDLHLPESPELRIPCLVRLPLERGLWVDSGRSSSDAAMAVDEARLRRLAVDSAVALAARLLAVYPPGEFTVHAIDPAGSAAASLAPLVESGALAGPPAAGAQGVSAVLAKLTERVDLVTMAVRGGAADSLPPDLDTGEQLLIVNDFPHGFDDRAVNQLRYLADEGPAVGVHLMMVADREDATAYGPVLDPLWRSLLRVTPVPDDHLADPWVRHAWTYEPLTVPEGSDVLRQVLTRVTEARRSWNR is encoded by the coding sequence ATGACGGCCGAGCTGGTCCGGGGGCAGAACCACCCCTTGCCCGACAGCCGACTTGAGATCCGCGTGTCGGCCGGCCATCCGGTCGTCGCCTGCGCCACCTGCTCCGACGAGCGGGGGGCCGCGCGTGAGGACTGGGTGGCCCACCCCGGCGCCACCGGCCTGCCCGGCGTCGAGGTGCCGGAGCGCGCCGAGCGGTCCCCCCGTTTCGCTGTCGACCTGGACGCGGTGCCCGCGGAGGTGCACCAGGTCAACCTGCTGCTCGCCCTCCCCGTGGGCGCCGGCGGCCCCGACCGCTTCGGCGTCACCGCCGCGCCCTTCGTCGCGGTCATGGCCAAGGACGGCTCCGAGCTGGCCAGTTTCACCATCACCGGTCTGGACACCGAGACCGCGCTCGTCGCCGTCGAGCTGTACCGCCGCCAGGGTGCGTGGAAGGTCCGCGCCGTGGGCCAGGGGTACGCGGGCGGGCTCGCCCAGCTGCTGGCCGACCAGGGCATGGCCCAGGCCGACCGGACGGCGGCGGCCATCCAGGAGACCGCCGTGCCACGCGCGCACCGTGCGGAGCCGGCCCGGCTGCACACGGCCGCCGACGCCGCCGGAGCGGCGTCCGGCCCGGACCAGCCGTCCCCCGCGGACGCCACGCTCAGCGGCGGCCTCGCCGCCCCCCAGCCCGCCGGCGCCGATCCCGCTCCGCAGACGCCCACGCCCGACGCCCCGCAGATGCCCGGCGGTCCCATCAACTACGCCCATCCGCGCAGGCAGTCGGCGCCGCCCCCGCCGGCCCCCACGGCACAGCCCGCGGAGCCCGGGCGCCCGCCCACGCCGGTGGCGGGCGACGCGAGCGGCTGGTCCATGGAGGAGCGGCTCTACAACCAGGTCTGGGGGATGTTCGAGGACCTCGCCCGGGCCGTCGCCGCGTACCGCAGCGCCGTCGAGTTCGCCGAGTCCCGGATGGACAAGGAGCTCGACAGCGTCCTGTCCGACCCGCGCAGCCGCATCGGCAGCACCGGCGACGCCGCGAGGGCCGCGGCACGGGCCAAGTGCGAGCAGCTGACCGACCAGGCCCGCCAGGTCCTCGACCGCGACCTCGCCCAGCTGGCGGCGGAGTCCGAGGTCGTCGAGCCGGCGCTGCCGCCCGCGTTCGCCCGCTGGGACAACCCGTGCTGGCACGCCTACCGCGTCCCCATGGAGATCCCGATGGCGCTGCGCCTCGGCGACCTCCATCTGCCGGAGAGCCCCGAGCTGCGGATCCCCTGCCTGGTGCGCCTGCCGCTGGAGCGCGGCCTGTGGGTGGACAGCGGCCGCTCGAGCTCGGACGCCGCGATGGCGGTGGACGAGGCGCGGCTGCGCCGGCTCGCCGTCGACTCGGCGGTCGCGCTCGCCGCCCGGCTGCTCGCCGTGTACCCGCCCGGCGAGTTCACCGTCCACGCCATCGACCCGGCCGGCTCCGCCGCCGCCTCCCTGGCGCCGCTGGTGGAATCCGGGGCCCTCGCCGGTCCGCCGGCCGCCGGCGCCCAGGGCGTGAGCGCCGTCCTTGCCAAGCTCACCGAGCGGGTCGACCTGGTGACGATGGCCGTGCGCGGCGGGGCGGCCGACTCGCTGCCCCCCGATCTCGACACCGGCGAGCAACTGCTGATCGTCAACGACTTCCCGCACGGCTTCGACGACCGCGCGGTCAACCAACTGCGCTATCTCGCCGACGAGGGCCCGGCCGTCGGGGTCCACCTGATGATGGTCGCGGACCGGGAGGACGCCACGGCCTACGGCCCGGTCCTCGATCCGCTGTGGCGTTCGCTGCTGCGTGTCACACCGGTCCCCGACGACCACCTGGCCGACCCGTGGGTGCGGCACGCGTGGACGTACGAGCCGCTGACGGTGCCCGAGGGCAGTGACGTGCTGCGCCAGGTCCTGACCCGCGTGACGGAGGCCCGCAGATCCTGGAACCGCTGA